The following proteins are co-located in the Gemmatimonadota bacterium genome:
- a CDS encoding MotA/TolQ/ExbB proton channel family protein has product MGWFARGIVFLLLGMSIYMAMIAARKSVQLRRSKAATLKFSPLFSQALAGEDFAEAQRLVDEHRRSHLATAFRRVFPSLSIYSEDRKFTAVEVASAQRLIDLNKLEQLATFRRGLGVLATIGATAPFVGLLGTTMGVVNAFTGMAAMGSGGLAAVSAGIAEALITTAFGLAVAIPAVWLYNYYLNRIDYISMEITYATKEFMDFLHRYEARMHAGAAAEAVALSLEGAAEDPAALSRARMS; this is encoded by the coding sequence ATGGGCTGGTTTGCCCGCGGCATTGTCTTCCTGTTGCTGGGCATGTCCATTTACATGGCCATGATCGCGGCGCGGAAGAGTGTGCAGTTGCGCCGGTCCAAGGCGGCGACGCTCAAGTTTTCGCCGCTCTTCTCCCAGGCGCTGGCGGGCGAGGATTTCGCCGAGGCGCAGCGGCTGGTGGACGAGCATCGGCGCAGCCACCTGGCCACTGCGTTCCGCCGGGTCTTTCCCAGCCTCAGCATTTACTCGGAAGACCGGAAGTTTACGGCCGTCGAGGTCGCGTCCGCGCAGCGGCTCATTGATCTGAACAAGCTCGAGCAACTCGCCACGTTCCGGCGTGGGCTGGGCGTGCTGGCCACCATCGGGGCCACGGCGCCCTTCGTGGGGCTGCTGGGCACGACCATGGGTGTGGTCAACGCGTTCACGGGGATGGCGGCCATGGGGAGCGGCGGACTGGCTGCCGTCTCGGCCGGTATTGCCGAGGCGCTGATCACCACCGCGTTCGGTCTGGCGGTGGCGATTCCGGCGGTGTGGCTCTATAACTACTACCTGAATCGCATCGACTATATCTCGATGGAGATCACGTACGCGACCAAGGAGTTCATGGACTTCCTGCACCGCTACGAGGCGCGCATGCACGCGGGTGCGGCTGCCGAAGCGGTGGCGCTGAGCCTGGAGGGTGCGGCTGAGGATCCGGCGGCGCTGAGCCGGGCGCGCATGTCCTAA